The Amblyomma americanum isolate KBUSLIRL-KWMA chromosome 2, ASM5285725v1, whole genome shotgun sequence genome contains the following window.
gcgagctattacaccaaaacatacagcagcGTCTTGGCCGGCATGCCGGCCAATCGCGCCGAAGCCAACCGCTTGGGAAAAACCAACCACGTAAgactcctgccccccccccccccctccctgcaaAATATATTCTTGCTATAATTTCCGCATCACACTTTGCTTTGTTTCGTACTGAGTAACATTTTGCGACTGAAGCTTCCCAATGAAAAGTATTTTCCAGAAGGTGCTGCTAAAGCTCTTCGCAAACTAATCTTTAGAGCTCTGGCTGTTAGATTTTTGAATGGACCGCTTAGGTATGCTTACACCATCACAAGTATTTCATAAACTCCTGCCTCAGCGTTCGCCATTAATATAGTATTCCCATTGTATGAAGGCCTCGCCTGTCAGGGAACGGGGTCCGCGAGGCAGGGTCTCGCCCGACTATTGACGCACCCACAGGCAGCATAAAAGACGACATCAATTTGTTCCGGGCCTAACCAAACGCTTTCATCGGGCACAAAATGGGGCGCAGCGGCCGAGCAGAGTGCGCGCTCAAGGCTCTCGAGAGCGTATGGAGGTTACAACGAAATGCGCAATAACACCTGAGTGCggcgagaaaaaaaacacacctaGTGTCGAATGGGACGAAGCGGCACAGGTAAGGGCCCGAAGCGGCACAACAAAATCAGGCTCCTCTTGTAACGGCCACTTACGCCAAAAGAGCGTTACCATCGCCGAAGGTGCCATTTCGGTCTTCGGTATCCATCCTGGTAAGATGACCACGCTCCCGCAGTGCTCCAGCCGCAGTCCCCTTGCGCGCTACGCTCGCCGCCCTTATCAAGTCACAGCCGCAGCGATAGCATGCCACATCTCGCAAGCGACAGTTCGCCCACGTGCAGTTGTGCTGCACCCGCATGCACTTAGATGACGAGAAGAGAGCGCGCAGTTCAAATGCCTAAAAAGCAGTCGTAGAGCCCTGCAAGTAGTACATGATAGTACACGGCCGTAGCGAAAGAACAGAAAGAGAACACATAATACTGTACTGACGAGACATTTGTGAGGATGAGCTCGGTTACAGATCTGTACCATTTATGTAGGATGAGGAAGAGAAGAAATGCCAGAACGTCAAAAGCCACAAATGTCTCCAGCAACTGTCGCGAACCGTACGTTGAGCGTGCATTTCTTTTTCGATTCCTCTGTACTTATTACAGCATGGAACTTGTGCACTTGTTCGCAAAATCTGCATGGTTTGGAAGCCCTTCGTGCCACCGCACTTAGAAAGTGTACTGTTGAGTGAAAGTTAATGCTTTCCAATTTGGTTACGAATGAAAATGCCTTTCTTCTCTTTCTGTAGGAAAACGACACATGCCTGGATTTCTGGTTTAACAGAGATCCTGTCCGTTCCCAGAATGGGACATATTCTACGACCCTTTTTACAGAAAGAGCCCAGCATATTATACGGCACCGCGACCAGTCAAAGGTAATCACAGTATTCCAAATATCAGAATGTTAAGCCTGGAATATCAGCTATTTGTGACAAAGCAAACTTGACTTAGTGTGACGTTCTCctgatattgttacgtgacggcaagcaggtgaaagcaggactatatgacagatggcgatggaatgatttaatggtggtgggcctagcgcgaccacttcgtgccgcgccactgcccactttgttgtTTTccagtccgtgacactacccggggctgtagagcgatcgtcccgatcgcgcgaactagaaGAACAGCCGTGAAGACGAAACGTAGGACGTGACGTTGTGCGTGACAGGAGGGGTgtacacagaagagaagaagcagGGCCTGCCGTCACGgtgaaagagatgagcagatcATGATCgaatgagcgctggtccaggaagctgccgggccgtagctagctaggtcaccttgagccaacggccgaggcccatgaacatgccgaacggcatgggcaggggctgtgttcgaatattttggcggcttctagggtcggtggtgTCATAGTTTTGAGTTGCGGCGTCGTCGTCatgtcgtcgtgtcttctggtcggggcttGGGACGAGGCTGGGTTCAACGGCCTGGTTTGTTCTGGTCTGGTGGGCTGGGGCACTGCCGGGCGGTGCTGACAGGAACACACAACCGATGACCTCGACACACGCAGGACGCTGAAGCTCCGGTACCAGGATGGCgatgtaccccgcacctcacccaaatgttacgtgacggcaagcagttgAAAGCAGGACTAcgtgacagatggcgatggaatgatttaacggcggtgggcctagcgcgagcgctccatgccgtgccactgcccactttgtcgttttTCACTCCGTGACAATATGAGCAAATCTAACTGAGGGTTAAGGTTTAAATCCCCTGTTCTTGTCCAGCCGCTGTTCCTGATGGTGGGCTACCAGGCTGTTCATGGGTCAACGGGTCCTGAACCACTTCAAGCGCCTCAGGAGAACGTGGAGAAGTTCCCGCACATCGAAGAGAAAAACCGAACAATTTTTGCAGGTAAAGTGAACTTCATAGCTTAGAAGACACTCGGCTGGGACAACTCTGCTGTCCGCTCGAGTAACGCAGTGTCCTAGTGCAGCAAGGTAGTGGCTCAATAGCGAGGGAACTGTGGCAAAACTGGAAAACAAGTCTTCAATGAAACCTTAACTGTTCCCTTCTTAAATATTTTCACCTCGCATGATAGTTTTGcgttacaaacaaaaaaataacCTTTCGTAAATCTGTGCGCGCTTTCGTTCTGTAAAAAACTGCTTTTAAAAATTGCCTCTGGTAGCAAACAAAACCGAACATGCCACGAGGCGAACGCGACACGTGGGTGCAAGCGGAGGCCTCGTCTCTATCAAGAAGTTAACTGGTGCGCGCCTCATGTACACCACTGGACACTGTGAACTTACACACAAAACGAAGTAGGGTGCTAGAGTTCTGCAATCACCTAAAGCCAATATGCACTAAAAAGCAGAGAAAATTTGTCTTTTGTCGACTGCTAGACTACGTTTCTATAAGCTGAAAGATTTAATCCTCGGCTTAGGCTGCTGAAGAGGAACCATTCGAGCAGTTGCCAGTGGCTCAGGGCGGATAGAATGTGTAACTGCGTTAGGTAGGTTGTCTGCGTCATCGCAACCCCAATGGGCGCGCGAGCTTTTTGAAGTACAGGCACACCATAGCGGTTGCAAACCAGGACGCCGTATAAACGGCTCGTGTTACCACCGCTGCCTAACACGTGGCCGCAAGACAGGAGTGAAACCGACTGGTGCTTCGTTTTCTTGCGCCAGTCTTTCAGGAATGTTGTATACAAATTCGGCGGTGCACGTTTTTATATTTTGCTTTATGGTTAAGTTGCGGCTTATACTATCAGATTTCTGGCAGAGCCCCCTTTTAACCATTTAAACGAAGAAATTGGGCTCATTCCTTTTTAATGACACTTCCTAACATCGGCCCAATGTTTATGGTAATCCACCGAGCGGGAATAAATTTTTAATAATAGAGTGATTACCACATTTCTTGCCATTCGTACCATTTTCATGAAAAGCTATTATTTTCAATCTTCTCATTGTACAATTAAACTATAGCAAGACGTTTGTAAATAAGCTGGTGAATGACGCCTGTAATACTCATCACTAATCTCAGGCAGAGAAGGGAGAAGACAGTCGAGGAGGCTAAGTAGAAGGTAAAGCGGGTGGCTAGAGCTTTTCTAAAAGGTAAATATTTTGTACATTTTCCGCAAGTAAGACAAAAGTCCTTGTGTCAGGCTGACgtgaaaatttttcttttaatggtCAGCACTGCTCACTTCTGCGTATATATTTCCGAAAATGTACACCGGATTTATATTCAGCCTTTACCATGAATCGCGATAAACCTATCTTTCGCAGGGATGGTGGATGCATTGGACCAGTCAGTGGGCGAAATATTTCAGTTGTTGCACGACAGTGGCATGCTGGACAACACAGTAATAGTCTTCAGCAGCGATAATGGTGGTATCCCGTGGGGCTCACACGGAAGCCGCGGCTTCAACTGGCCACTGCGCGGGGCAAAGAACACGCTCTGGGAAGGCGGCACTAGATCAGCCGCTTTCATCTGGAGTACACTGCTCGCACGAAACCGCACAGTGTCTGAAGACCTCATGCATATCTCGGATTGGCTGCCAACTCTATACGCAGCGGCAGGTTAGTCCATCGCTTTCTGTTCACTGTTTAAAAGCCAGCGCTGCAGAATTGTTGCAGTTATAACAACCTGTGACGATTCTCAAAGTCGCCGCGCTCTGCGTGTGCTAGGTAATAGAGGAAGACGGCTGATAACAACAACGGTGGTTAACGTACCCGTATTGTGAAACGAAGGCAACAAGCAGAGTATTCGCGGCCGCAGCTCAGTGGCTATTTAATTCTCCTACTGGTCCCAAAGCCGTGGGTTTGAACTTAACCGCAGAGTCTgcacttcgatggaggtgaaatgcaaaagcgccTGCATGTTGTGCGGTGCCAGCGAACGCCAGGGAGCCTCAATTATTTCTGAGCACTCCATTATCGCATTTCACACGGCCCATGTCTCGCTTCAGGACGTCATTCGGCCCAACGTCTTCTTCATACAGTTTTTCACAAGCACAAAAGAAGAGTTCTTCGGCTCGTAATTCTGCTAAAAAACTTGTCCCATTCCCAGATTATTGCATGCCCTGATAAACATGCCCTAATAAGCATACCTACGCATTGTTACGATTGCGCCCCTGTAGTTTAACTTGAGAAGTTGACAGCAAGGTGCGTAAAAATTGCGTTTGAGGGACGTATGCAACAAATTCCATCATTCCGGCGTGACAGTAACTTGGATTCATTTCATGGAGACCGCTCTTTTTCATTCGTCACCTATCCACTAGGTCTTTCTTTTCCTACATCATCCGGAAAGCACAATCCTTTTCTAGATGTACAGGTTTTGAGATGGACTCCTGTCGTTTAGTTCAGCACATTACACAGAATGTCTCACAGTCCGTTGATGTACTGTAGAGCTTGGTAACAGAGCAAAACGGCAGGTCACACCAAATATATGTGACCTGCCGTTCCTTTGAAGGTTCTTGTTTTTGTTTAATTTTGTAGATATGAGCTACATGAACATCAGTTCCAGCATAGCAGTCGGTCCATCTGCATGCATTGTAGAAAGATTATATCCCTTGCTTGAGAGAGGTGGTCTTCGTGAGGGGCCTTCAGTCGTGCGATTGGAACAGAGCAGACTTGCAGTACAAATTTTAGTTAGACAGCTTGCTCTGTTTGCAGGCAGTGATATCAGCATTCGTTTCGCCGCCCACACCATTCAGGCGGTAAGAACACTTTTCACTTGACGATACCCACTTTAGCCGGCACAAAGTGTTGTTCTCCTCTGCTGTTGCACTCTCTGAATATTCAAACTTTCTAGAATGGAGGAAAGAGCAAAAAAAGTTCAGTAAGAGACTCAAGCTGATCGTATTCGATCCGGGGGTTTCCTGCGGAATCTCATTCTTCGTTCCTTTTCCACTGCCTTCGTGCCCTCGCGGCACAGTTGAGGTGTGTACTGGGTGTGAAAGATCAACTGTGACTTTCCTTTCCTCTcagtccatttttttttaattatgattCTCAACATCTGTTTTCAGGGGGTGACACAGCCAAGCTGGGTAAGAGTGACGGACAAGATATGTGGCCACACTTGTCTAACGGCTTGTTGTCACCGCGCATGGAGTTTGTGTATGACATCGACCACACAATAACGTTCGCGCGCGCACTGCGCTACTCGAAGTACAAGCTCATTTTGGACAACAGTGGCTTCTACAACGGACAGTACCGCCCACCGAGTGGCAGTGTCACGTACGAAGCGCTGGACGATCTCGTTGGGAAGTCGACGGTCGCGAGCGTTCTCAAGCGCTTGTACAGAAGGGACGACTTGAATCTTTCGAGAGACTGGCGGAGCAAGGCAACGCTACATTGTGGATCGACACAAACGACATTCGCTTTGAATGACTCGCTGTACCTCTTCGACATCAAGGCTGATCCATGTGAGCTGCACAATTTAGCCAGCGTCCTTCCTGACGTAAGTACAGACGCGATCTTGGGTTGATCATGCACTTGCCGCGCCTATATGAAAtggaacaatttttttcattttcactcCTACACTAAAGCTGAAGACGATT
Protein-coding sequences here:
- the LOC144121929 gene encoding arylsulfatase B-like isoform X2; the protein is MLLNGALGGGSACDDKGWDDVSFHGSSQIPTPNLDALAADGIILNSHYVQSSCAPSRAALMTGLYPIRTGMQGILPGIGGPWGLPLSVRILPQYLKELGYEAHLVGKWHLGYYMEDFTPTFRGFDSFYGYYNGDEDYYSHDIPYENDTCLDFWFNRDPVRSQNGTYSTTLFTERAQHIIRHRDQSKPLFLMVGYQAVHGSTGPEPLQAPQENVEKFPHIEEKNRTIFAGMVDALDQSVGEIFQLLHDSGMLDNTVIVFSSDNGGIPWGSHGSRGFNWPLRGAKNTLWEGGTRSAAFIWSTLLARNRTVSEDLMHISDWLPTLYAAAGGDTAKLGKSDGQDMWPHLSNGLLSPRMEFVYDIDHTITFARALRYSKYKLILDNSGFYNGQYRPPSGSVTYEALDDLVGKSTVASVLKRLYRRDDLNLSRDWRSKATLHCGSTQTTFALNDSLYLFDIKADPCELHNLASVLPDVVQFMMKRLDTYNASAATPLNERKHTSIPFHIQDGLCAPWVAPALIPGSIDDTSSALPAISGLKNYLGNLGLQLVIYWIYHYRLIKNFS
- the LOC144121929 gene encoding arylsulfatase B-like isoform X5 translates to MQGILPGIGGPWGLPLSVRILPQYLKELGYEAHLVGKWHLGYYMEDFTPTFRGFDSFYGYYNGDEDYYSHDIPYENDTCLDFWFNRDPVRSQNGTYSTTLFTERAQHIIRHRDQSKPLFLMVGYQAVHGSTGPEPLQAPQENVEKFPHIEEKNRTIFAGMVDALDQSVGEIFQLLHDSGMLDNTVIVFSSDNGGIPWGSHGSRGFNWPLRGAKNTLWEGGTRSAAFIWSTLLARNRTVSEDLMHISDWLPTLYAAAGGDTAKLGKSDGQDMWPHLSNGLLSPRMEFVYDIDHTITFARALRYSKYKLILDNSGFYNGQYRPPSGSVTYEALDDLVGKSTVASVLKRLYRRDDLNLSRDWRSKATLHCGSTQTTFALNDSLYLFDIKADPCELHNLASVLPDVVQFMMKRLDTYNASAATPLNERKHTSIPFHIQDGLCAPWVAPALIPGSIDDTSSALPAISGLKNYLGNLGLQLVIYWIYHYRLIKNFS
- the LOC144121929 gene encoding arylsulfatase B-like isoform X4; translation: MTGLYPIRTGMQGILPGIGGPWGLPLSVRILPQYLKELGYEAHLVGKWHLGYYMEDFTPTFRGFDSFYGYYNGDEDYYSHDIPYENDTCLDFWFNRDPVRSQNGTYSTTLFTERAQHIIRHRDQSKPLFLMVGYQAVHGSTGPEPLQAPQENVEKFPHIEEKNRTIFAGMVDALDQSVGEIFQLLHDSGMLDNTVIVFSSDNGGIPWGSHGSRGFNWPLRGAKNTLWEGGTRSAAFIWSTLLARNRTVSEDLMHISDWLPTLYAAAGGDTAKLGKSDGQDMWPHLSNGLLSPRMEFVYDIDHTITFARALRYSKYKLILDNSGFYNGQYRPPSGSVTYEALDDLVGKSTVASVLKRLYRRDDLNLSRDWRSKATLHCGSTQTTFALNDSLYLFDIKADPCELHNLASVLPDVVQFMMKRLDTYNASAATPLNERKHTSIPFHIQDGLCAPWVAPALIPGSIDDTSSALPAISGLKNYLGNLGLQLVIYWIYHYRLIKNFS
- the LOC144121929 gene encoding arylsulfatase B-like isoform X1, translated to MARVYLELVHLLLPVAICAKAQPHIIFLLADDLGWDDVSFHGSSQIPTPNLDALAADGIILNSHYVQSSCAPSRAALMTGLYPIRTGMQGILPGIGGPWGLPLSVRILPQYLKELGYEAHLVGKWHLGYYMEDFTPTFRGFDSFYGYYNGDEDYYSHDIPYENDTCLDFWFNRDPVRSQNGTYSTTLFTERAQHIIRHRDQSKPLFLMVGYQAVHGSTGPEPLQAPQENVEKFPHIEEKNRTIFAGMVDALDQSVGEIFQLLHDSGMLDNTVIVFSSDNGGIPWGSHGSRGFNWPLRGAKNTLWEGGTRSAAFIWSTLLARNRTVSEDLMHISDWLPTLYAAAGGDTAKLGKSDGQDMWPHLSNGLLSPRMEFVYDIDHTITFARALRYSKYKLILDNSGFYNGQYRPPSGSVTYEALDDLVGKSTVASVLKRLYRRDDLNLSRDWRSKATLHCGSTQTTFALNDSLYLFDIKADPCELHNLASVLPDVVQFMMKRLDTYNASAATPLNERKHTSIPFHIQDGLCAPWVAPALIPGSIDDTSSALPAISGLKNYLGNLGLQLVIYWIYHYRLIKNFS
- the LOC144121929 gene encoding arylsulfatase B-like isoform X3, which produces MARVYLELVHLLLPVAICAKAQPHIIFLLADDLGWDDVSFHGSSQIPTPNLDALAADGIILNSHYVQSSCAPSRAALMTGLYPIRTGMQGILPGIGGPWGLPLSVRILPQYLKELGYEAHLVGKWHLGYYMEDFTPTFRGFDSFYGYYNGDEDYYSHDIPYPLFLMVGYQAVHGSTGPEPLQAPQENVEKFPHIEEKNRTIFAGMVDALDQSVGEIFQLLHDSGMLDNTVIVFSSDNGGIPWGSHGSRGFNWPLRGAKNTLWEGGTRSAAFIWSTLLARNRTVSEDLMHISDWLPTLYAAAGGDTAKLGKSDGQDMWPHLSNGLLSPRMEFVYDIDHTITFARALRYSKYKLILDNSGFYNGQYRPPSGSVTYEALDDLVGKSTVASVLKRLYRRDDLNLSRDWRSKATLHCGSTQTTFALNDSLYLFDIKADPCELHNLASVLPDVVQFMMKRLDTYNASAATPLNERKHTSIPFHIQDGLCAPWVAPALIPGSIDDTSSALPAISGLKNYLGNLGLQLVIYWIYHYRLIKNFS